In Xanthomonas sacchari, a genomic segment contains:
- a CDS encoding alpha/beta hydrolase, which yields MPVLIALFLLALIALGPRVSVALPQVAAPAVPQDPLALQAWIDARERATPGVRPDNQARIVWADPAHPGRRACAMVYLHGFTASQGEGAPTHVRLARSFGCNLYLPRLPGHGLVAADALRGVDAGRLLASAAEALAVTRVLGERVVVIGNSMGGALALQAVAANPRQVQALVLWSPLVREYADQLQPMLWPWGAQLLAWTHNGGDPILRYPVDSAYWADATHLDGYRALAALTRGGMQPATYARIHVPVFLGYYYRDPQHQDRTVSVAALQAMFTQLGTPPALRQAVDFPDADNHVLASPIRSRAVPAVFAATCRFLARQGGLVQPAGVPDCAHAWADDEAQARAVAAAR from the coding sequence TTGCCGGTCCTGATCGCCTTGTTCCTGCTGGCGCTCATTGCGCTGGGGCCACGGGTCAGCGTGGCCCTGCCGCAGGTGGCGGCGCCGGCGGTGCCGCAGGATCCGTTGGCGCTGCAGGCCTGGATCGATGCGCGCGAACGCGCCACGCCGGGGGTGCGCCCTGACAACCAGGCGCGGATCGTCTGGGCCGATCCGGCGCATCCGGGGCGACGCGCGTGCGCCATGGTCTATCTGCATGGCTTTACCGCCAGCCAGGGCGAGGGCGCGCCCACGCACGTGCGGCTGGCGCGCAGCTTCGGCTGCAATCTGTATCTGCCGCGCCTGCCCGGGCACGGCTTGGTCGCGGCCGATGCGCTGCGCGGCGTCGATGCCGGGCGCCTGCTCGCCAGCGCGGCCGAGGCGCTGGCGGTGACCCGGGTACTGGGCGAGCGGGTGGTGGTGATCGGCAATTCGATGGGCGGCGCGCTGGCGCTGCAGGCGGTGGCGGCCAATCCACGCCAGGTGCAGGCGCTGGTGCTGTGGTCGCCGCTGGTGCGCGAGTACGCTGACCAACTGCAGCCGATGCTGTGGCCGTGGGGCGCGCAGTTGCTGGCGTGGACGCACAACGGCGGCGATCCGATCCTGCGCTATCCGGTCGACAGTGCCTACTGGGCCGATGCCACGCATCTGGATGGCTACCGTGCGCTGGCGGCGCTGACCCGCGGCGGCATGCAGCCGGCGACCTATGCGCGGATCCATGTGCCGGTCTTCCTCGGCTACTACTACCGCGATCCGCAGCATCAGGACCGCACGGTGTCGGTGGCGGCGCTGCAAGCGATGTTCACGCAATTGGGAACGCCGCCGGCCTTGCGCCAGGCGGTGGATTTCCCGGATGCGGACAATCATGTGCTGGCCTCGCCGATCCGCTCGCGGGCGGTGCCGGCGGTGTTCGCCGCTACCTGCCGGTTCCTGGCGCGGCAGGGCGGCCTGGTGCAGCCGGCCGGCGTTCCGGATTGCGCGCATGCCTGGGCCGACGACGAGGCGCAGGCGCGCGCCGTGGCGGCCGCACGCTGA
- a CDS encoding HlyD family efflux transporter periplasmic adaptor subunit, whose amino-acid sequence MWLFFGHYTQRVHVTGLLVPRAGLISLTANTLGVIDHVGVAEGDRVASGQVLVSLSGEHTSKALGNTAASVSAQLQRQAGSLRQDIGDTQQLQDKQAEDNRTQQAALKEQLVQIDAQIAIEKKQMQLVQELVNKWSGLVAGGYIPALQVEQEQSALLADESQLRSLQQQRASTRQQLSVLNDQLTQLPLAVSAKLNDLRRQLAQVEQTLAQNEATRASELRAPASGTVATLLVKPGASVALGQPLLAIVPDGSALQAQILVPSQAVGFVHPGIQVTLHYQAFPYQKFGLHHGVVSSVSRSALTPGEVTLLLGGGTPPSSDPLYLARVDLADQNVEAYGRKEPLRPGMALDADMLLDRRRIVEWIFEPLYGMGHRWSSGA is encoded by the coding sequence ATGTGGCTGTTCTTCGGCCATTACACCCAGCGCGTCCATGTCACCGGGCTTCTGGTCCCGCGCGCCGGCCTGATCAGCCTGACCGCCAATACGCTCGGCGTGATCGACCATGTCGGCGTCGCGGAAGGCGACCGGGTCGCGAGTGGACAGGTCCTGGTATCGCTGTCCGGCGAGCACACCAGCAAGGCGCTCGGCAACACGGCAGCCAGCGTCAGCGCGCAGTTGCAGCGCCAAGCAGGCAGCCTGCGCCAGGACATCGGCGATACCCAGCAGCTGCAGGACAAGCAGGCAGAGGACAATCGCACGCAGCAAGCCGCACTGAAGGAGCAGTTGGTCCAGATCGACGCGCAGATCGCGATCGAGAAGAAGCAGATGCAGCTGGTGCAGGAGTTGGTGAACAAATGGTCGGGCCTGGTCGCCGGCGGCTACATCCCGGCATTGCAGGTCGAACAGGAGCAATCGGCGTTGCTCGCCGACGAATCGCAGTTGCGTTCACTGCAGCAGCAACGCGCCAGTACCCGGCAGCAACTGAGCGTCCTCAACGACCAACTGACCCAACTGCCGCTGGCGGTCTCGGCCAAGCTCAACGACTTGCGCCGGCAACTCGCGCAAGTCGAACAGACGCTGGCGCAGAACGAAGCGACGCGCGCCAGCGAACTGCGTGCACCGGCCAGCGGCACCGTCGCCACCCTGCTGGTCAAACCCGGCGCCTCGGTCGCGCTGGGCCAACCGCTGCTCGCCATCGTCCCGGACGGCTCGGCCCTGCAGGCGCAGATCCTGGTTCCCAGCCAGGCGGTCGGCTTCGTCCATCCGGGCATCCAGGTCACCCTGCACTACCAGGCGTTCCCTTACCAGAAATTTGGCCTGCACCATGGCGTGGTGAGTAGCGTCTCGCGCAGCGCACTGACGCCTGGCGAAGTCACGTTGCTGCTCGGCGGCGGCACTCCGCCCTCTTCCGATCCGCTCTACCTGGCCCGCGTGGACCTGGCGGATCAGAACGTCGAGGCGTATGGGCGCAAGGAGCCCTTGCGCCCGGGCATGGCGCTGGATGCGGACATGTTGCTGGACCGGCGCCGGATCGTCGAGTGGATCTTCGAGCCGCTGTACGGCATGGGGCACCGCTGGAGCAGCGGCGCGTGA
- a CDS encoding peptidase domain-containing ABC transporter: MSRASVDHGTPAQAASAQDGRAGRLRFRRSGVLPNVLQAEAAECGLACIAMIAGYHGHHTDLPALRRRFSLSLKGMTARRLIEIAHTLGLQCRPLRLDLEELGQLQTPCVLHWDMDHFVVLRSAGKHGIVVHDPAVGVRNLSMAEVGRHFTGVAIEFSRGPTFQRQRETPPVSLRALAGSVQGLDRGLTQIFGLALVLEVFALLAPLFMQLVVDQVIADGDHDLLTFLGLSFALLIVLETLVSALRSWTVMWLSTHFNLGWTGNVFQHLMRLPQSYFGTRHLGDIVSRFGAIDTIQQTLTTRFVEILLDGLLASVTLVVLFVYSPLLSAIVLGAVAVYAALRLLYFRVYREANLSQITVTAKQHSRFLEAVRGVQTIRLNNQEAEQTARYLNAATDTLNTSIAVQRLDMLFTALQNLAAGAQRLGVLWLGAWLGLKGQFTVGMLTAFVAYGDQFSGRVASLVDYAIELRMLRLQAERLADIVLTPPEAHATSEHAGPLPQPSIAFNKVSFRYAEGEPWILRECSFAVQAGESVAIVGPSGCGKSTLVRVLLGLLDPQQGAVEIGGLDLRRLGKSRYRAITGSVMQDDHLFTGSIAENISMFDALATPQDIEDAACLAGIHEDIMAMPMGYHSLVGDMGSSLSGGQQQRLFLARALYRRPHILVLDEATSHLDLALERQLNHAIKALNITRIVIAHRPETIAHADRVIELHEGAIRTRQAAAHAPLAPVTS; encoded by the coding sequence GTGAGCCGGGCATCCGTTGATCACGGCACGCCGGCACAGGCCGCAAGCGCGCAGGACGGGCGCGCAGGACGGCTGCGCTTCCGGCGCTCAGGCGTGCTGCCGAACGTGCTGCAGGCGGAAGCCGCGGAGTGCGGCCTGGCCTGCATCGCGATGATCGCCGGCTATCACGGTCACCATACCGATCTGCCCGCACTGCGGCGTCGCTTCAGTCTGTCGCTGAAGGGCATGACCGCACGACGCCTGATCGAAATCGCGCATACGCTGGGACTGCAATGCCGACCGCTTCGGCTGGACCTGGAAGAGCTTGGCCAACTGCAGACGCCCTGCGTACTGCACTGGGACATGGATCATTTCGTGGTGCTGCGCAGCGCGGGCAAGCATGGGATCGTCGTGCACGACCCCGCGGTGGGCGTGCGCAACCTCAGCATGGCCGAGGTCGGCAGGCACTTCACCGGCGTGGCGATCGAGTTCTCCAGGGGGCCGACCTTCCAGCGGCAACGCGAGACGCCACCGGTGTCGCTGCGCGCGCTCGCCGGCTCGGTGCAGGGCCTGGACCGCGGACTGACGCAGATCTTCGGGCTGGCGCTGGTACTGGAAGTCTTCGCGCTGCTGGCGCCTCTGTTCATGCAACTTGTCGTGGATCAGGTGATCGCCGACGGCGACCATGACCTGCTCACCTTTCTCGGCCTGAGCTTCGCGTTGCTGATCGTGCTTGAGACCCTCGTCTCGGCCTTGCGCAGTTGGACGGTGATGTGGCTCAGCACCCACTTCAACCTCGGCTGGACCGGCAACGTGTTCCAGCATCTGATGCGCCTGCCGCAGTCCTACTTCGGCACGCGCCATCTCGGCGACATCGTCTCCCGCTTCGGCGCGATCGATACGATCCAGCAAACCCTCACTACCCGCTTCGTCGAGATCCTGCTCGATGGACTGCTTGCCAGCGTCACCCTGGTCGTACTGTTCGTCTACAGCCCCTTGCTGTCGGCCATCGTCCTCGGTGCGGTGGCCGTGTATGCGGCACTTCGACTGCTGTACTTCCGCGTCTACCGCGAGGCCAACCTCAGCCAGATCACCGTCACCGCCAAGCAACACAGCCGATTCCTGGAAGCGGTGCGCGGCGTGCAGACCATCCGCCTGAACAACCAAGAGGCCGAACAGACCGCGCGTTACCTCAATGCAGCAACGGACACGCTGAATACCTCCATCGCCGTGCAGCGGCTGGACATGCTGTTCACCGCATTGCAGAACCTCGCGGCAGGTGCGCAGCGCCTGGGCGTGCTCTGGCTGGGCGCGTGGCTAGGGTTGAAAGGCCAGTTCACCGTGGGCATGTTGACCGCCTTCGTGGCCTACGGAGACCAGTTCAGCGGCCGCGTCGCCAGCCTGGTCGACTACGCGATCGAACTTCGCATGCTGCGCCTGCAGGCCGAGCGACTGGCCGACATCGTCCTGACGCCGCCCGAAGCGCACGCCACCAGCGAGCATGCGGGCCCACTGCCGCAGCCCAGCATCGCCTTCAACAAGGTCAGCTTCCGCTATGCCGAAGGCGAGCCCTGGATCCTGCGCGAGTGCAGTTTCGCGGTGCAGGCGGGCGAATCGGTCGCCATCGTCGGCCCATCGGGGTGCGGCAAGAGCACGTTGGTGAGAGTGCTGCTCGGCCTGCTCGATCCGCAGCAAGGCGCGGTCGAGATCGGCGGCCTCGATCTGCGCCGACTCGGCAAGTCCCGCTACCGCGCGATCACCGGCAGCGTGATGCAGGACGACCACCTGTTCACCGGTTCGATCGCCGAGAACATCAGCATGTTCGACGCACTCGCCACGCCGCAGGACATCGAGGATGCCGCCTGCCTGGCCGGTATACACGAGGACATCATGGCCATGCCGATGGGCTACCACAGCCTGGTCGGCGACATGGGATCCTCGCTGTCCGGCGGCCAGCAACAACGCCTGTTCCTGGCGCGCGCACTGTACCGGCGCCCGCACATCCTGGTGCTGGACGAGGCGACCAGCCACCTCGATCTCGCATTGGAGCGCCAGCTCAACCATGCGATCAAGGCCCTGAACATCACACGCATCGTCATTGCGCACCGCCCTGAAACGATCGCGCATGCCGATCGCGTCATCGAGTTGCACGAAGGAGCCATCCGCACGCGCCAGGCTGCGGCACATGCCCCACTCGCCCCTGTCACCTCCTAG
- a CDS encoding dienelactone hydrolase family protein, which translates to MSSTCIRCLPTATALLLCGMAPCIASASGFGGTHADLGESLQIPIADPDGHPWTLQGRLCRPAGVRRPRVVVIAHGSPAKASDRPGMTLETCDGESARWFLRRHYAVALVLRLGYGATGGPWSEGYDGCDHADYVKAGLETARQLKRIVDVLTALPDYSPTGAIVVGQSAGGWGTLAYDSLPHPNVSAFVNMAGGRGGHFHDQSNSNCHPDRLIAAAATFGQQASTPMLWIYTANDSFFGPELAASLHRAFTEAGGHAVLVTPSAFGDDGHHLFFGHGGSAIWGPAVDRYLGSMDVPASP; encoded by the coding sequence ATGTCATCCACCTGCATACGCTGCCTGCCGACCGCGACCGCACTGCTGCTCTGCGGTATGGCACCCTGCATCGCCTCGGCCAGCGGCTTCGGCGGCACGCATGCCGACCTCGGCGAATCGCTGCAGATCCCCATCGCCGATCCGGACGGACACCCCTGGACCTTGCAAGGACGGCTGTGCCGCCCCGCCGGTGTCCGCCGCCCGCGCGTGGTGGTCATCGCACACGGCTCACCGGCGAAGGCATCCGACCGACCAGGCATGACCCTCGAAACCTGCGATGGCGAATCGGCACGCTGGTTCCTGCGCCGCCACTACGCCGTGGCACTGGTGCTGCGCCTCGGCTACGGCGCCACCGGTGGTCCTTGGAGCGAGGGCTACGACGGCTGCGACCACGCCGACTACGTCAAGGCCGGATTGGAAACCGCTCGCCAGCTCAAGCGCATCGTGGACGTCCTGACCGCGCTGCCCGACTACAGCCCGACCGGCGCCATCGTGGTCGGACAGTCGGCCGGCGGCTGGGGCACGTTGGCGTACGACAGCCTGCCGCACCCCAACGTCAGCGCGTTCGTCAACATGGCCGGCGGCCGCGGCGGCCACTTCCACGACCAGTCCAACAGCAACTGCCATCCCGACAGGTTGATTGCGGCAGCCGCCACATTCGGCCAACAGGCCAGCACGCCGATGCTGTGGATCTATACGGCCAACGACAGCTTCTTCGGACCTGAACTTGCCGCGTCGCTGCATCGTGCCTTCACCGAGGCAGGCGGCCATGCCGTCCTGGTGACGCCCTCCGCCTTCGGCGACGACGGTCACCACCTGTTCTTCGGCCACGGAGGTTCCGCGATCTGGGGACCGGCCGTGGACCGCTATCTCGGCTCGATGGACGTTCCGGCGTCTCCTTGA
- a CDS encoding PQQ-binding-like beta-propeller repeat protein — MTMQSLRDLIQTVGLHTSAENIPLITKKGGSYLWLFDLRRVFMRRTALEQIAEAFWERNAARPPFQLGGLETAAIPLLTALLLTAPKERGPVNGFIIRKDRKTTGMGNAIEGDVLDLPIVLVDDSLNSGNSAEKARAVIAAAGHTLGEVFVVVDFLSKAGMQWRKTHAISVQSLFTLKDFDLPQEQSAPHPTQAYRELWRTATPGGFAFHVVPKSAPLLVGDMIYRGCDAAKMQAFSAETGGLVWEYPVTGAAYTKKGIWSCPAYHDGRLYFGAYNGTVYCLDAASGEEIWTHPDGDWVGASPLLVPRHKLMYVGIEYVRPWAQGSLAAYAMDTGEKIWEHQVQKLQHGSPGYWEGGDLVIWGSADHETLALDARTGRIAWRFKTRRSVKYAPAVDERRGLTAFASFDKSIYVLDVATGQKRGEWQTDEICYTTPLFAGNKLFCGSGDRHLYVIDIDTMQLLKKINLRSRVYASPKRIGNRVIVGSNGGRVVEIDIDTLETVGVLQLPDAVTNGVAISPDERRIYVSTYMNHLYAFERLSDAHAQRARPTLATS; from the coding sequence ATGACCATGCAATCGCTTCGGGACCTGATCCAGACCGTCGGCCTGCACACCAGCGCCGAGAACATCCCCCTCATCACCAAGAAGGGCGGCTCCTACCTCTGGCTGTTCGATCTGCGCCGGGTCTTCATGCGACGCACTGCGCTCGAGCAGATCGCCGAAGCGTTCTGGGAGCGCAACGCCGCGCGCCCTCCTTTCCAGCTCGGCGGACTCGAAACCGCGGCAATCCCGCTGCTCACCGCCTTGCTGTTGACCGCACCGAAGGAACGCGGCCCGGTCAACGGCTTCATCATTCGCAAGGATCGCAAGACCACCGGCATGGGCAACGCCATCGAGGGCGATGTGCTCGATCTGCCCATCGTACTGGTCGACGATTCGCTCAATTCCGGCAACAGCGCCGAGAAGGCGCGCGCGGTGATCGCAGCGGCCGGACACACTCTCGGTGAGGTGTTCGTGGTGGTCGATTTCCTGTCCAAGGCCGGCATGCAGTGGCGCAAAACGCACGCAATCTCGGTGCAATCGCTGTTCACCCTCAAGGACTTCGACCTGCCGCAGGAACAAAGCGCACCGCATCCCACCCAGGCGTACCGCGAACTCTGGCGGACGGCGACGCCGGGAGGCTTTGCCTTCCATGTGGTCCCCAAGTCCGCGCCGCTGCTGGTCGGCGACATGATCTATCGCGGTTGCGACGCCGCCAAGATGCAGGCGTTCTCCGCCGAGACCGGCGGGCTGGTGTGGGAATACCCGGTGACCGGCGCCGCATACACCAAGAAAGGCATCTGGTCTTGCCCGGCCTATCACGACGGGCGTCTGTACTTCGGTGCGTACAACGGCACCGTCTACTGCCTGGATGCGGCCAGCGGCGAGGAGATCTGGACGCATCCGGACGGCGACTGGGTCGGCGCTTCCCCGCTGCTGGTGCCGCGCCACAAGCTGATGTACGTCGGCATCGAGTATGTCCGCCCGTGGGCGCAGGGCAGTCTCGCCGCCTATGCGATGGACACCGGCGAGAAGATATGGGAGCACCAAGTACAGAAGCTGCAGCACGGCTCGCCCGGTTACTGGGAAGGCGGCGATCTGGTGATCTGGGGGAGCGCGGACCATGAGACGCTCGCGCTGGACGCCAGGACAGGACGCATTGCCTGGCGTTTCAAGACGCGGCGTTCGGTGAAGTACGCGCCCGCGGTGGACGAGCGTCGTGGGCTGACCGCATTTGCCTCGTTCGACAAGTCCATCTATGTCCTGGATGTCGCCACTGGCCAGAAGCGCGGCGAGTGGCAGACAGATGAAATCTGCTACACGACGCCGCTGTTCGCCGGCAACAAGCTGTTCTGCGGATCCGGCGACCGCCATCTGTACGTGATCGACATCGACACGATGCAGTTGCTCAAGAAGATCAACCTGCGTTCGCGGGTGTACGCCTCGCCCAAGCGGATCGGCAACCGGGTGATCGTCGGCAGCAACGGCGGCCGCGTGGTCGAGATCGACATCGACACGCTCGAAACCGTCGGTGTACTGCAGTTGCCGGACGCTGTCACCAACGGCGTGGCGATCTCGCCCGACGAACGGCGCATCTACGTATCCACCTACATGAACCATCTCTATGCGTTCGAGCGCCTGAGCGACGCGCACGCGCAACGTGCGCGCCCCACCCTCGCCACATCCTGA
- a CDS encoding outer membrane protein assembly factor BamE — MASRFFSLFGLLALCMTCSQTHAAGDAAACTLALHQAFAGSSNTATLPSQCARLGPVALGMRKQQVLAALGQPDITRSDAAHPDTLSVVYLYPRGLNPLLAQQPRPAAALTYSQLAVRFRHDRVTNLIAFANPDAPLPFDLLGQPAGIHIDRVLQAIGGQPQWNASRDYVQFAAMPLGLEVDPDTSAVIGLDLATSKQELDSFALPALKLSKDAQSGLVNGVR, encoded by the coding sequence ATGGCATCCCGGTTCTTCTCGCTGTTCGGCCTGCTCGCTCTCTGCATGACCTGCTCGCAGACCCATGCCGCCGGCGACGCGGCGGCCTGCACCCTCGCGCTGCATCAGGCCTTTGCAGGCTCCAGCAACACGGCCACCCTGCCGAGCCAATGCGCACGTCTCGGTCCAGTCGCGCTCGGCATGCGCAAGCAACAGGTTCTGGCCGCACTGGGCCAGCCGGACATCACCCGCAGCGATGCGGCACACCCGGACACGCTCAGTGTGGTGTATCTGTACCCGCGCGGGTTGAACCCGCTGCTGGCGCAGCAGCCACGGCCGGCCGCCGCCCTCACCTACAGCCAGTTGGCGGTGCGCTTTCGCCATGACCGCGTCACCAACCTGATCGCGTTCGCCAATCCAGACGCTCCCTTGCCATTCGATCTGCTCGGCCAGCCGGCCGGCATCCACATCGATCGCGTGCTGCAGGCCATCGGTGGGCAGCCACAATGGAACGCCAGTCGCGACTACGTGCAGTTCGCCGCGATGCCGCTGGGCCTGGAAGTCGATCCGGACACCTCGGCCGTCATCGGGCTGGATCTCGCCACCAGCAAGCAGGAGCTGGACAGCTTTGCCCTGCCCGCCTTGAAGCTGAGCAAGGACGCACAAAGCGGATTGGTCAACGGCGTGCGCTGA
- the dksA gene encoding RNA polymerase-binding protein DksA produces MAAKKPAKKAVQAAKKPAKPAAKKATGSAPGKPLKNAVPVKQAAKAAPAKPASKAVAKKPAAKPVAAVPAKSAPAKKAPAKKAPAKPAAPAKAVAKPTPAAKPAAKTAAAKPVAKAAAAPAKSKPATASVAPAVTTSVPKSAPKPAAAKPVPVKPAAPAAAPAPKPVAAKSAAPSTPPQKNPVSVSKSSAKTPTKSESTPKAPVAKPTGKVAVAVTAKSNTPAKPAKYKVVEYKTDEATGRPILPKGYKPAADEEYMSPLQQEYFRQRLLTWRADLVEESKQTIENLRDEVRDIGDEAERATRETENSLELRTRDRYRKLIGKIDSTLKRLDAGDYGYCVDTGEEIGLERLEARLTAERTIDAQERWEHLQKQQGD; encoded by the coding sequence GTGGCTGCTAAAAAACCTGCAAAGAAGGCCGTCCAGGCCGCCAAGAAGCCCGCCAAGCCCGCCGCCAAGAAAGCGACGGGGTCAGCTCCCGGCAAACCGCTGAAGAACGCCGTGCCCGTCAAGCAGGCGGCGAAGGCCGCGCCGGCCAAACCGGCAAGCAAGGCCGTGGCCAAGAAGCCGGCGGCCAAGCCGGTGGCGGCTGTGCCGGCCAAGTCCGCTCCTGCCAAGAAGGCTCCGGCCAAGAAGGCGCCCGCCAAGCCGGCCGCACCGGCCAAGGCCGTCGCCAAGCCCACGCCCGCCGCCAAGCCGGCAGCGAAAACCGCGGCGGCCAAGCCTGTGGCCAAGGCCGCGGCCGCGCCCGCCAAATCCAAACCGGCCACCGCCTCCGTCGCACCCGCGGTGACCACCTCCGTACCGAAGTCGGCACCCAAGCCGGCTGCGGCCAAGCCTGTCCCGGTCAAGCCCGCCGCGCCTGCCGCTGCACCGGCTCCCAAGCCCGTTGCCGCCAAGTCCGCCGCGCCGTCGACCCCGCCACAAAAGAATCCCGTGTCCGTTTCGAAATCCTCCGCGAAAACCCCCACCAAGTCCGAATCCACCCCGAAGGCGCCGGTCGCCAAGCCCACCGGCAAGGTCGCCGTGGCCGTGACCGCCAAGTCCAATACGCCGGCCAAGCCGGCCAAGTACAAGGTGGTCGAGTACAAGACCGACGAGGCGACCGGCCGTCCGATCCTGCCCAAGGGCTACAAGCCGGCGGCGGACGAGGAGTACATGAGCCCGCTGCAGCAGGAATACTTCCGCCAGCGCCTGCTCACCTGGCGCGCCGACCTGGTGGAGGAATCCAAGCAGACCATCGAGAACCTGCGCGACGAGGTCCGCGACATCGGCGACGAAGCCGAGCGCGCCACCCGCGAGACCGAGAACTCGCTGGAACTGCGTACCCGCGACCGCTACCGCAAGCTGATCGGCAAGATCGACAGCACGCTCAAGCGCCTGGACGCCGGCGACTACGGCTACTGCGTGGACACCGGCGAAGAAATCGGCCTGGAGCGCCTGGAAGCGCGCCTGACCGCCGAGCGCACCATCGACGCGCAGGAGCGTTGGGAGCACCTGCAGAAGCAGCAGGGCGACTGA
- the yidD gene encoding membrane protein insertion efficiency factor YidD, which produces MAYHGGVIARALIALLRLYQRFISPLLGPRCRFVPSCSAYAVTAIARFGALRGGWMAARRVGRCHPFHPGGFDPVPDPTAPPPCRCQGKH; this is translated from the coding sequence GTGGCATATCATGGCGGCGTGATCGCCCGCGCTCTCATTGCCTTGCTGCGCCTGTACCAGCGCTTCATCAGCCCGCTGCTGGGGCCGCGCTGCCGTTTCGTGCCCAGTTGCTCGGCGTACGCGGTGACCGCCATCGCCCGTTTCGGCGCATTGCGCGGCGGCTGGATGGCCGCCCGTCGCGTCGGCCGCTGCCACCCCTTCCATCCTGGCGGGTTCGACCCGGTGCCCGACCCCACGGCGCCGCCACCCTGCCGCTGCCAAGGAAAACACTAG
- a CDS encoding dihydroorotase gives MSASTLIVNARLVNEGRETQGDLRIADGRIAAIAPQLAARDGETVVDAAGRWLLPGMIDDQVHFREPGLTHKGDIATESAAAVAGGLTSFMDMPNTNPPTLDAAALQAKYDAARGRAWGNYGFYLGASNDNLAAIQTLDPKTAPGIKVFMGASTGNMLVDNPDTLDAIFRDAPTPIITHCEDTPTIDATLAAFKQKYGDALTPDMHPDIRSREACLKSSQLAVSLAKKHGTRLHVLHISTADELALFAPGPIQGKRITAETCIHFLRFDRADYATLGNLIKCNPAIKDASDREALIRAIAEDVIDVLATDHAPHTWEEKSKPYAQAPSGLPLVQYALVAALELVHEGRLSVAQVVHKFAHAPALLFDVHERGFLREGYHADLVLIDDTTFTVRREDVLSKCGWSPFEGRSFRSKIAATWINGVLAWDGTRLIGSPNGQRLAFDR, from the coding sequence ATGTCCGCTTCCACACTGATCGTCAACGCGCGCCTGGTCAACGAAGGCCGCGAAACCCAGGGCGACCTGCGCATCGCCGACGGCCGCATCGCCGCCATCGCGCCGCAACTGGCCGCACGCGACGGCGAGACCGTGGTCGACGCCGCCGGGCGCTGGCTGCTGCCCGGCATGATCGACGATCAGGTGCACTTCCGCGAACCCGGCCTGACCCACAAGGGCGACATCGCCACCGAATCGGCGGCGGCGGTGGCCGGCGGCCTGACCAGCTTCATGGACATGCCCAACACCAACCCGCCGACGCTCGACGCCGCCGCGCTGCAGGCCAAGTACGACGCCGCGCGCGGCCGCGCCTGGGGCAACTACGGCTTCTACCTGGGCGCCAGCAACGACAACCTGGCCGCGATCCAGACCCTGGACCCGAAGACCGCCCCCGGCATCAAGGTGTTCATGGGCGCCTCCACCGGCAACATGCTGGTCGACAACCCGGACACCCTGGACGCGATCTTCCGCGACGCGCCGACCCCGATCATCACCCACTGCGAAGACACCCCGACCATCGACGCGACCCTGGCCGCGTTCAAGCAGAAGTACGGCGATGCGCTGACCCCGGACATGCACCCGGACATCCGCTCGCGCGAGGCCTGCCTGAAGTCCTCGCAGCTGGCGGTGTCGCTGGCGAAGAAGCACGGCACCCGCCTGCACGTGCTGCACATCTCCACCGCCGACGAACTGGCGCTGTTCGCGCCCGGCCCGATCCAGGGCAAGCGCATCACCGCCGAGACCTGCATCCATTTCCTGCGCTTCGACCGCGCCGACTACGCCACCCTCGGCAACCTGATCAAGTGCAACCCGGCGATCAAGGACGCCAGCGACCGCGAGGCGCTGATCCGCGCGATCGCCGAGGACGTGATCGACGTGCTCGCCACCGACCACGCGCCGCACACCTGGGAAGAGAAGAGCAAGCCGTATGCGCAGGCGCCGTCGGGCCTGCCGCTGGTGCAGTACGCGCTGGTCGCGGCGCTGGAGCTGGTCCACGAGGGCCGGCTCAGCGTGGCCCAGGTGGTGCACAAGTTCGCGCACGCGCCGGCGCTGCTGTTCGACGTGCACGAACGCGGCTTCCTGCGCGAGGGCTACCACGCCGACCTGGTGCTGATCGACGACACCACGTTCACCGTGCGCCGCGAGGACGTGCTGTCCAAGTGCGGCTGGTCGCCGTTCGAAGGCCGCAGCTTCCGCTCCAAGATCGCCGCGACCTGGATCAACGGCGTGCTGGCCTGGGACGGCACCCGCCTGATCGGCAGCCCCAACGGGCAGCGCCTGGCGTTCGACCGCTGA